The Paraburkholderia caffeinilytica genome segment GCGAACACGATCTCGCCGAGAACATCGTTCACCTGGTGCTTGCGCGTCTGCCGGATGCGCCGAAGGGCACCAAGGGTATTTCGCTCTTCATCGTGCCGAAATTCATCCCGAACGAAGCGGGCGAACCGGGCGAGCGCAACGGCGTGAAGTGCGGCTCCATCGAGCACAAGATGGGCATTCACGGCAACGCAACCTGCGTGATCAATCTCGACAACGCGAAGGGCTGGCTGGTCGGCGAGCCGAACAAGGGCTTGAATGCGATGTTCGTGATGATGAACGCCGCGCGCCTGGGTGTCGGCATGCAGAGCCTGGGCCTGACCGAAATCGGCTATCAGAACTCGCTGGTGTACGCGAAAGAGCGTCTGCAAATGCGCTCGCTGACCGGTCCGAAGGCGCCGGAAAAAGCCGCTGACCCGATCATCGTGCATCCGGATGTGCGCCGCATGCTGCTCACGCAAAAAGCCTATGCCGAAGGAGCGCGCGCGTTCTCGTACTGGTCCGCGCTGCACATCGACAAGGAACTGTCGCACGCCGACGAATCGGTGCGCAAGGAAGCGGCGGATCTGGTCGCGCTGCTCACGCCGATCCTGAAGGCATTCCTTTCGGACAACGCGTTCGAAAGCACCAACCACGCCATGCAGATCTACGGCGGCCACGGCTTCATCGCCGAGTGGGGCATGGAGCAATACGTGCGCGACGCGCGGATCAACATGATCTACGAAGGCACCAACGCGATTCAGGCGCTCGACCTGCTCGGCCGCAAGATTCTTGGCGACATGGGCGCGAAGATGAAGAAGTTCGGCAAGCTGGTGTCGGACTTCGTCGAAGCCGAAGGCGTGAAGCCGGAAATGCAGGAGTTCATCAACCCGCTCGCCGACATCGGTGACAAGGTGCAGAAGCTGACGATGGAAATCGGCATGAAGGCGATGCAGAACCCGGACGAAGTCGGCGCTGCCGCCGTGCCGTATCTGCGCACCGTCGGCCATCTGGTGTTCTCGTACTTCTGGGCGCGCATGGCACGTATCGCGCTGGACAACGAAGCATCGGGCGATCCGTTCTACAAGGCCAAGCTCGCGACTGCACGCTTCTACTTCGCGAAGCTGCTGCCGGAAACGGCCATGACGATTCGCCAGGCACGCGCCGGTTCGAAATCGATGATGGACGTCGAAGAGTCGCTGTTCTAAGGCACGCACTTCTCGGCAAGCGCCACGCCCTCAAGCGGCGTGGCGCCTTCCACCGCCACAAGCCACACATCGCGAAACATAAGAGACACCTTCGCGACACCGCATAACTCCCCGGAGGAACGACGTGAGCAATCTGATCATTCGCAAGGTAGCCGTGCTCGGCGCCGGCGTGATGGGCGCGCAGATCGCGGCGCACCTGATCAACGCCAAGGTGCCCGTGCTGCTGTTCGACCTGCCTGCCAAAGAAGGCCCGAAAAACGCGATCGCGCTGAAGGCGATCGAGAATCTGAAGAAGCTGTCGCCCGCGCCGTTCGGCGTGAAGGACGACGCGCAATACATTCAGCCCGCGAACTACGACGACGACATCGAGAAGCTCGCCGAGTGCGACCTCGTGATCGAAGCGATCGCCGAACGCATGGACTGGAAGCACGACCTGTACAAGAAGGTGTCGCCGCATATCGCGCCGAATGCGATTTTCGCGACCAACACGTCGGGCCTGTCGATCACCGAACTGTCGAACGGTTTCTCGGATGAACTGAAGGCACGCTTCTGCGGCGTGCACTTCTTCAATCCGCCGCGTTACATGCACCTGGTCGAACTGATTCCGACCGCGACCACGCGTCCGGAAATCCTCGATCAACTCGAATCGTTCCTGACGAGCGTGGTCGGCAAGGGCGTCGTGCGGGCGAAAGACACGCCGAACTTCATTGCTAACCGCGTCGGTATTTTCTCGATCCTCGCGGTGATTACCGAAGCCGCAAAGTTCGGCCTGCGTTTCGACGAAGTGGACGACCTGACGGGCTCGCGTCTGGGCCGCGCGAAGTCGGCGACGTTCCGCACGGCGGACGTGGTCGGTCTCGACACCATGGCGCACGTCATCAAGACGATGCAGGACACGTTGAAGGACGACCCGTTCTTCCCGGTCTACGAAACACCGGCCGTGCTGGCTGAACTCGTGAAGAAGGGCGCACTCGGTCAGAAGACCGGCGGCGGGTTCTACAAGAAGGAAGGCAAAGCCATCAAGGTGCTCGACCCGAAAACGGGCGCGTACGTTGACGGCGGCGCGAAAGCGGACGAACTGGTCGGCCGTATTCTGAAGCGCCCGCCGGCAGAGCGTCTGAAGCTCTTGCGCGAATCGGAGCATCCGCAAGCGCAATTCCTGTGGTCGATTTTCCGCGACGTGTATCACTACATCGGCGTGCATCTCGAATCGATCGCCGACAACGCGCGTGACGTCGATCTCGCCATTCGCTGGGGCTTCGGCTGGAACGAAGGTCCGTTCGAAGGCTGGCAGACGGCCGGCTGGAAGCAGGTCGCCGAATGGGTGCAGGAAGACATCGCGGCAGGCAAGGCGCTCTCGAACGTGCCGCTGCCTTCGTGGGTGCTGGAAGGTCAGGTTGCCGAGAAGGGCGGCGTGCATACGAACGAGGGTTCTTGGTCGCCGGCGTCGAAGACGTTTGTGCCGCGTTCGTCGCTGTCGGTCTACGACAGGCAGGTATTCCGTGCACCGCTGGTCGGTGAAACCTCGGCCGATCCGAAGACCTACGGCAAGACGCTGTTCGAAACCGACGCCGTGCGCGCGTGGGTCGACGACCGTGCCGGCGAGAACGACGTCCTGATCGTGTCGTTCAAGAGCAAGATGAACACGATCGGACCGTCGGTGATCGACGGTCTGACGCAAGCCATCGAACTGGCCGAGAAGGACTACAAGGGGCTGGTCGTGTGGCAGCCCACGTCGCTGAAACTCGGCACGCCGGGCGGCCCGTTCTCCGCCGGTGCGAACCTCGAAGAAGCCATGCCCGCGTTCATGATGGGCGGCGCGAAGGGCATCGAGCCGTTCGTGAAGAAGTTCCAGCAAGGCATGCTGCGCGTGAAGTACGCGAGCGTGCCGGTGATCTCGGCCGTGTCGGGCATCGCGCTCGGCGGCGGTTGCGAACTGGCGCTGCATAGCGCGAAGCGTGTCGCGCACATCGAAAGCTACATCGGTCTGGT includes the following:
- a CDS encoding acyl-CoA dehydrogenase C-terminal domain-containing protein; this encodes MGQYAAPLRDMQFVLHELLNVEAEIKQMPKHADLDADTINAVLEEAGKFCSEVLFPLNHSGDQEGCTYVGDGVVTTPKGFKEAYKQYVEAGWPALGCDPDYGGQGLPAFVNNALYEMLNSANQAWTMYPGLSHGAYECLHAHGTPELQQRYLPKLVAGVWTGTMCLTEPHCGTDLGILRTKAEPNSDGSYAISGTKIFISSGEHDLAENIVHLVLARLPDAPKGTKGISLFIVPKFIPNEAGEPGERNGVKCGSIEHKMGIHGNATCVINLDNAKGWLVGEPNKGLNAMFVMMNAARLGVGMQSLGLTEIGYQNSLVYAKERLQMRSLTGPKAPEKAADPIIVHPDVRRMLLTQKAYAEGARAFSYWSALHIDKELSHADESVRKEAADLVALLTPILKAFLSDNAFESTNHAMQIYGGHGFIAEWGMEQYVRDARINMIYEGTNAIQALDLLGRKILGDMGAKMKKFGKLVSDFVEAEGVKPEMQEFINPLADIGDKVQKLTMEIGMKAMQNPDEVGAAAVPYLRTVGHLVFSYFWARMARIALDNEASGDPFYKAKLATARFYFAKLLPETAMTIRQARAGSKSMMDVEESLF
- a CDS encoding 3-hydroxyacyl-CoA dehydrogenase/enoyl-CoA hydratase family protein, which encodes MSNLIIRKVAVLGAGVMGAQIAAHLINAKVPVLLFDLPAKEGPKNAIALKAIENLKKLSPAPFGVKDDAQYIQPANYDDDIEKLAECDLVIEAIAERMDWKHDLYKKVSPHIAPNAIFATNTSGLSITELSNGFSDELKARFCGVHFFNPPRYMHLVELIPTATTRPEILDQLESFLTSVVGKGVVRAKDTPNFIANRVGIFSILAVITEAAKFGLRFDEVDDLTGSRLGRAKSATFRTADVVGLDTMAHVIKTMQDTLKDDPFFPVYETPAVLAELVKKGALGQKTGGGFYKKEGKAIKVLDPKTGAYVDGGAKADELVGRILKRPPAERLKLLRESEHPQAQFLWSIFRDVYHYIGVHLESIADNARDVDLAIRWGFGWNEGPFEGWQTAGWKQVAEWVQEDIAAGKALSNVPLPSWVLEGQVAEKGGVHTNEGSWSPASKTFVPRSSLSVYDRQVFRAPLVGETSADPKTYGKTLFETDAVRAWVDDRAGENDVLIVSFKSKMNTIGPSVIDGLTQAIELAEKDYKGLVVWQPTSLKLGTPGGPFSAGANLEEAMPAFMMGGAKGIEPFVKKFQQGMLRVKYASVPVISAVSGIALGGGCELALHSAKRVAHIESYIGLVEVGVGLVPAGGGLKEAALRAAEAATAAGATNDLLKFVQKSFENAAMAKVSASALDARAMGYLKPSDTIVFNVFELLDIAKKEARALSAAGYRPPLRVTQVPVAGRSAIATIKASLVNMRDGRFISEHDFLIAGRIAEAVCGGDVEAGSLVDEEWLLKLERQAFVDLLGTQKTQERIMGMLQTGKPVRN